A stretch of the Papaver somniferum cultivar HN1 chromosome 6, ASM357369v1, whole genome shotgun sequence genome encodes the following:
- the LOC113287324 gene encoding uncharacterized protein LOC113287324, with product MEQSKSYEQLRYAVEARNEGLETTNQRIVQDPSSSVNTNIRPPDFSMPVASKPVNYSIQTGEEFALEFMRERVNSQKPSIPHAASDPINTTGYMDLKGILGISHAGSESGSDISMVSAADRVPFKESERKVSSGIEGRYYESMRSFSRTLPRDGSSQGGLPGYASSAASDSSGTKIKFLCSFGGKILPRPGDGKLRYVGGETRIVRINKDISWQDLMQKTMAICNQTHIIKYQLPGEDLDALVSVSCDEDLQNMMEECNCLEDGGKSQKPRMFLVSSSDLEDPHFGMGSMEGDSEIQYVVAVNGMDLGPRKNSSGQLAGTSASDLDQLMSLNAEMETTRSAAGLTHASSAPLAGLQAPPANQSSQPIRTSSSTPFEAHTQSYVGQVLHNIEASRYPYSAVHMDGRVGVPSAMPFQYGENSNPTNYVPFGVSVPMVPQSVAYSGYQIHDAGMPAKEAKPYDGKPGQTHLHENDCLTSKPYDGSNLPNVQKDGPSLAISEAERAVPFLATKDNPNQQKLAPGSAMPDAGKSHKPSDEDHYHTSGGAFTLGYTDSEADSITDFSYHEPPVLPPRVFHSERVPYKQAEPELHNRLSKSDDSFGSQFLISQTLSGLTQQEAITESIDKSHEGNLSSQNEVSMSSSKPLHANTPTVEEGLIQFEKYKELADSISQINQLEAQKSELKPAVPTQRNDKDSQSDIAHKAANINNAWTGALPSTVTRAESSVNVNTKEHGDILIDINDRFPRDFLSDIFSKARNAEDSSEISTYYKDGTGLSLDMENHDPKHWSFFQKLAQDEFARKDVSLMDQDHLGFSSPLTNINEELPTSYQLSPLKPEGVALRPITSQISFEEETQQVSSNTIGADTIGLQQGYNPSQVRDTGNLQFDAMSFQKGGDNPQIPESEDGKVENGGGSYFESSTGGFDISTLQIIKNEDLEELRELGSGTFGTVYHGKWRGTDVAIKRIKKSCFTGRSSEQERLTVEFWREADILSKLHHPNVVAFYGVVQDGPGGTMATLTEFMVNGSLRHVLVRQDRNLDRRKRLIIAMDAAFGMEYLHSKNIVHFDLKCDNLLVNLKDPLRPICKVGDFGLSKIKRNTLVTGGVRGTLPWMAPELLNGSSSKVSEKVDIFSFGIVLWEILTGEEPYANMHYGAIIGGIVSNTLRPSIPNYCDSEWRNLMEECWAPDPVARPSFTEIARRLRVMSAAAVPTKPPTHQAAK from the exons ATGGAGCAATCAAAGAGCTATGAACAGCTCCGATATGCGGTAGAAGCTAGAAATGAGGGATTAGAAACCACAAATCAGAGAATTGTACAAGACCCATCAAGCTCTGTAAATACAAATATTAGACCACCAGATTTCAGTATGCCAGTTGCATCTAAACCTGTGAACTACTCTATTCAGACAGGTGAAGAGTTTGCTCTTGAATTTATGAGAGAACGTGTGAATTCTCAGAAGCCCTCAATTCCTCATGCTGCTAGTGACCCCATTAACACGACTGGCTACATGGATCTCAAGGGAATTCTTGGTATTAGTCATGCAGGGTCTGAAAGCGGGTCAGATATTTCAATGGTTTCAGCAGCAGACAGAGTTCCCTTTAAGGAGTCTGAGAGAAAGGTCTCTTCTGGAATTGAAGGCAGATACTACGAATCCATGAGATCTTTCTCTCGTACCTTGCCACGTGACGGCAGTAGTCAAGGAGGTCTTCCTGGGTATGCATCTTCTGCAGCATCAGATAGCTCGGGAACAAAGATTAAGTTCCTCTGTAGCTTCGGTGGTAAAATCTTACCGCGGCCTGGTGATGGAAAACTTAGGTATGTCGGGGGTGAAACTCGTATTGTTCGGATAAACAAGGACATTTCATGGCAGGACCTTATGCAGAAAACAATGGCAATTTGTAATCAAACACATATTATCAAGTACCAGCTTCCTGGGGAAGACCTCGATGCATTAGTTTCCGTCTCTTgtgatgaagatctgcagaataTGATGGAAGAATGTAATTGTTTAGAAGATGGAGGGAAATCTCAAAAACCAAGAATGTTTTTGGTCTCGTCGAGTGATTTGGAAGATCCTCATTTTGGTATGGGCAGCATGGAGGGTGATTCCGAAATTCAGTATGTGGTTGCTGTTAATGGCATGGACCTTGGCCCAAGGAAAAACTCAAGCGGGCAATTAGCAGGAACTTCAGCTAGCGATCTGGATCAATTAATGAGTCTTAATGCTGAGATGGAGACAACTAGGTCCGCAGCTGGTTTAACTCATGCTAGCTCTGCACCTTTGGCAGGTCTGCAGGCTCCGCCTGCTAATCAATCTTCTCAGCCAATACGAACAAGTTCCTCTACTCCTTTTGAGGCGCACACCCAGTCTTACGTGGGACAGGTACTGCATAATATAGAAGCTTCCCGCTACCCGTACTCTGCTGTCCATATGGATGGTAGGGTTGGGGTTCCTTCTGCGATGCCGTTTCAGTACGGCGAAAATTCCAATCCTACTAATTATGTACCATTTGGAGTTTCGGTTCCGATGGTTCCCCAGTCAGTTGCATACAGTGGCTACCAAATTCATGATGCTGGAATGCCAGCAAAAGAGGCAAAGCCATATGACGGCAAACCTGGTCAAACTCATTTGCATGAAAATGATTGTCTTACTTCGAAGCCGTATGATGGTTCTAATCTCCCTAACGTTCAAAAGGATGGCCCCTCACTAGCCATATCTGAAGCAGAAAGAGCAGTACCATTCTTGGCTACAAAAGATAATCCAAACCAACAAAAGCTAGCGCCGGGTTCAGCTATGCCTGATGCTGGGAAAAGTCATAAACCTAGTGATGAAGACCATTACCATACATCAGGTGGAGCATTTACTCTAGGGTATACCGATTCTGAGGCTGATTCTATTACTGATTTCAGCTACCATGAGCCTCCTGTGCTTCCGCCAAGGGTCTTCCATTCTGAGAGGGTTCCGTACAAGCAGGCAGAGCCAGAGTTACATAATCGGCTATCCAAATCTGATGATTCTTTTGGGTCCCAGTTTCTGATATCACAAACACTTTCTGGGCTGACACAGCAGGAAGCAATCAccgaatcaattgataaatcacATGAAGGAAATCTGTCTTCTCAGAATGAGGTATCCATGTCTTCATCAAAACCGCTGCATGCTAATACTCCAACTGTTGAAGAGGGGTTGATACaatttgaaaaatataaagaATTGGCCGATTCAATTAGCCAAATAAATCAATTGGAGGCTCAGAAATCCGAATTGAAGCCTGCAGTACCAACTCAGCGGAATGATAAAGATAGTCAAAGTGACATAGCTCATAAGGCTGCCAATATTAATAATGCTTGGACTGGCGCCTTGCCGAGTACCGTTACACGAGCAGAATCTTCTGTTAATGTCAACACAAAGGAGCATGGAGACATCCTCATTGATATCAATGATCGCTTCCCGCGTGATTTCCTCTCTGATATATTCTCTAAGGCACGAAATGCAGAGGATTCCTCTGAGATTAGTACATACTATAAGGATGGAACTGGACTAAGCTTGGACATGGAGAACCATGATCCAAAACACTGGTCATTCTTTCAGAAGTTGGCACAAGATGAGTTTGCTAGAAAAGATGTTTCTCTTATGGACCAAGATCATCTTGGATTTTCATCTCCACTTACAAACATTAACGAAGAGCTCCCAACATCTTATCAGTTGTCACCTTTAAAACCTGAGGGAGTTGCCTTGAGACCGATAACTTCCCAAATCAGCTTTGAAGAGGAAACTCAACAAGTTTCATCGAACACTATTGGAGCTGATACTATTGGTCTGCAGCAGGGTTACAATCCTTCCCAAGTAAGAGACACCGGAAATTTGCAATTTGACGCAATGTCCTTTCAGAAAGGAGGGGACAACCCACAAATCCCTGAGTCTGAG GATGGAAAGGTGGAGAATGGTGGTGGAAGTTATTTCGAATCTTCCACGGGAGGTTTTGATATCAGTACCTTACAG ATTATAAAGAATGAAGATCTCGAAGAGTTGAGAGAACTTGGCTCTGGAACTTTTGGTACTGTCTATCATGGAAAATGGAGGGGCACAGATGTTGCCATTAAACGAATTAAAAAGAGCTGCTTCACTGGTCGATCATCTGAGCAGGAGAGACTG ACTGTGGAGTTTTGGCGAGAAGCTGATATCCTCTCAAAGCTTCATCATCCAAATGTTGTGGCTTTTTATGGTGTCGTTCAAGATGGTCCAGGGGGTACAATGGCAACTCTAACTGAGTTTATGGTGAATGGTTCTCTCAGGCATGTTTTAGTACGCCAGGACAG GAATCTTGATAGACGCAAGAGGCTCATAATAGCTATGGATGCAGCTTTTGGAATGGAATATTTGCATTCTAAAAATATTGTCCATTTTGATTTGAAGTGTGATAACTTGCTAGTAAACCTGAAAGATCCTTTAAGACCCATCTGCAAG GTTGGGGATTTTGGTTTATCTAAGATAAAGAGAAATACCCTGGTTACTGGTGGTGTAAGGGGAACATTGCCATGGATGGCCCCGGAGCTGTTAAATGGCAGCAGTAGTAAAGTTTCTGAGAAG GTTGATATATTTTCGTTCGGAATTGTGTTGTGGGAGATACTAACGGGCGAAGAACCTTACGCAAACATGCATTATGGCGCAATTATTG GTGGTATTGTGAGTAATACACTGAGGCCGTCCATACCAAACTACTGCGACTCTGAGTGGAGGAACTTAATGGAGGAGTGTTGGGCGCCAGACCCCGTGGCTCGACCTTCCTTCACAGAAATAGCTAGGCGATTGCGTGTTATGTCTGCAGCTGCTGTTCCAACTAAACCTCCCACTCATCAAGCAGCCAAATGA